TAGTAAATCGTTGTGACACAACTATTATACTACAATTTGGAGCTTCTTTCAACCCCTACGTGTGATGGATCCGGGTTAGGCCCCATGATTCCACAGCCCGGGGCCGGCTGGGAACATTACACGTTTGAAATTCCTAGCCAGTCGACCGAGCCCACTCCCGCAGGCTGGCATGGCGGGTGCGGTATCGACCCTGAGAACTTCCGGCCGGGGATAGACTGGAACGACATTATTGTCAATGTTGACCGCCTTGAGATCTGGTGGTGGAATCCATCCCTCTTTGGTATCATTCAATTATGGGATATAGGCGCTGACAATATCACGATACTCACTGATGGATCATCGCTGGAGTGCAGCACCTGGGCACAGATCAAAAATCAGTTCTGAGGAAATTGGGCATGAAGGGGTCAAATCTTTACTCTTGACATTAGAGTATGAATTGTGAGAAATGTCAAGAGTAAAGATTTGACCCCTTTGGTTATTGTCTGCTTTCCTCCAGAACGGAAGCAACCCAATTTCTATTCTCCCACAGAGCGCACCCGCCCATTGATTCGGTCAGCATGGAATGATTTTTTCTAATCGTCTGAAGAAACGCGGACCCGAGGCCTTCTTTGAGTGTGACATCATTGAGATTTATATCAGAGAACGGAGCAAAGGGGCACGGCTCGAGATCTCCCGATGCACTGATGTGAATGAATCCTCTTCCGGCAGCAAGGCAGCCGCCGTACTGCTCCTCTTCACCTGGAAGGGCAATGAAAAGAGAAGAAAATTTTTCCCTGAGAACCGCAAGGGCAGGCGCAATGCTCTTCTGCTGCTCAGCGGTCAGGCACCGGGCCTCTGTACCTTCTTCCAGGGGAACGTACTCAATAAAGAAGATGATCCTGCATCCGGAATCAACGAGGTTACCGATGAAATCATCGTCGGACAGGAGTCCATAGTTGCTTTTAGTAAGCGTTATCGATGTTCCGAAGAACAATCTTGCTTCTTCCATCTTCTTCATCACGGCTTCGATCGATCGAAAAGTTCCCTTCCCTCGTCTGAGGTCGGTTTCAGCCTCGGGACCTTCAACGCTGATGATGGGAATGATCTGCCTGTGCTTCCGGAAAGATTCAAGCATTCTGTCGTCTACGAGAGTTCCATTGGTGAACAGGGGAAACACAATCGAAGGAAAATCGCCCATTATTCTGATTATATCAGGCTGAATAAGCGGTTCTCCTCCGGCAATGAGAATGATCGAGACCCCCAGATCACGTGCTTCGGTTATTACCTCTCTGATTTTCGCAGAATCAAGGCTGTTCCCGTTCCCCCCCCGGTCCCTGGCTCTGGCATAGCATCCCCTGCACTTGAGATTGCATGAGTGTGTAATGCTGAAAATCAGAATGGGAGGAACATGGATTCCCTTCTTGTCATAATGCTCTCTGAGTTTCATCGATTTACGGAAGTGCCGGCTGTACCTCAGCAGGAAGAGACCGGATGCGGGTTTTCCATTATTGATCTTCAGGGCATTCCCGACCAGTCTGAGGATATTACTGGAAAACAGCTTATTCATTACTCAGTATTCCATCTCCAGGGTCATTTCCAATTCATCCGTTTCAAGGATAAAGCAGGCGTCATCAAATCCGGGAGGTCCGGACATCCCGCCTCTTACGCCGTTTGAAATGCAGTAACCCTCCGTGGGTTTGCCGAAGAGATTCCTGTTATTGGTTCCATCTCCATTCTCATCATGAAATGCCGATATCGCGTATTCACCGAATGGAAGGTCAGCGAATACGAATTCAACGGCTTCCCCTTCAATAACCGACATAACTCTTCTATAAGCGTTGTCCGGTTCCCTTAGAAAACCATCTTCCGATGCCCACAGCACCACTCTAATGCTTCCGTCAACGTTCCGCAGCGCTTCAATAGTGATCACTATTGTTCCGGTCTGTTCCTCAGCGGCTGATTCGGATTCAACGACTTCGCCGAATACTGTCACCGGTACAAGAAGGAGAAGCAGTAACATTCCATCAATTGCGATTCTTGTTTTCAAATCGTACCCCTTTCATTCTTTTCCAGTTTCTGCAGTTCCTCCGCAAAGAATTTGTTCGCGGTTTTTAGATACTGTTCATGAGGAACAATCGGTTTCGCAAGTTTTTCCTGTGTTTTATCGGATATCCGACCGTCGGTTACCAGTTCCTCCCCGGCTTTCTTCAAAAGCTTGTTGTAATGCATTAGAAAAGGCTTGAGAAGCAGTAAGGGATTATTAAGTATAGCGCCACCATCTCTATATATCTCCGCCAGAATCTTTGTTCCTGCATTTCTGACGACTCTTCTGAAAAGAAGTTTCAGAACCTGGAAATGCTCCATTCCGGTAAATCCGCAGTTCGAGATAACAACGAATCCTGGTGTATGACCTGTCCTTCCAGGGTGCCTGCATTCACCGTTCTCATCCCTTTCGATGAATGGTTGATAACGGGGAATCGTCCTGTCCAGAAAATCTTTCATAACCCCCGTTACATTATCCACGTAAAGAGGTGTCGCTATAACGATGATATCCGCTGAGAATTTCTCCAGCAGTTCCTCCATGTCATCCTTGATAACGCATTTTCCCGGTGTTTTGAGCCAGCAGGCCATACATCCGCCGCAATGACCTATTTTCTTGTCAGCCAGAATGATATTCTCGGTTTCAGCTCCCGCCTTTTCCGCTCCGGCAAGAAAATTCTCAACCATGATATGGGTGTTTCCGGTTGCTCCGCGCGGACTTCCGTTGAATGCGACTATTTTCATCTTTTCCCCTTTATCTATAAATGATCTCTATCTTAACAGCGTAAAGATATAACAAATCTTAACATTGTCAAGATACTCCCTTTTTTGTAGATTCATATTCGGGACAGGAGGAAAAAACAGTGACGGAAACCCGCAGTACTGATACATACCATCACGGCGATCTCAGACGGACTCTTATAGATAACTGCCTGAAACTGATAGAGGAAAAAGGCGTTTCAGGCTTCACGCTCAGAGAAGTCGCAAGAATTTCGGGTGTTTCACCCGCCGCTCCGTATCATCATTTCAAGAACAAAACCGAACTGCTGGCTGCAGTCGCTGTCATGGGCTTCGAAATGCTCGATGAAGCGCAGCGGAAGGCAACTGACGAATGCGACAATTCCGGATGCAGACTGAAGGCTCTGGGGAAGTCATACGTGATGTTCGCTGTGAATCACAAGGTCTATTTCCATGTGATGTTCAGAACGAGCAACGAACTGCTGTGGGAGAACGCGCAGGTGATGAATACCGCGAAACATGCTTTCAAATATCTTGAGAATACCATTCGTGAACTGCATCCGGAATCAGAGGAAGGTAACGACGATCAATACAAGGCGGCAATGCTCACATGCTGGTCGATGGTTCACGGTCTGGCTTCTCTGTGGGTAGACGGCCCGCTTAGAGCGGCGGAATCAGGCAAAATGGATATCGAGGAATTAATCGATCTTGTTATCTGTCAGTCTAGAATGCCCAGAGTCTTTGATGTAAACCTGAAACTTCCCAAGTAAATTGAAGAGGTGTTATGAATTCCCCTGAGCGGTTTGCTTCTGGTCTATGCTGTAATCTTTTCCGTAAAGTTTGATCATACACTCAGGACAGAGACCGTGAGAGAATTTCGTGTCGGAGTGTTCTGAAATGTAGGACTCGATCTGCTGCCAGTAACCGTCATCATCCCTGATTTTCTTGCAATTCGCGCAGATTGGAAGCATACCCTGAAGTTTATTCACCTGCACCAGGGCCTCGCGAAGCTGATAGTTCATCGTTGAAAGCTCTACGTTCCTCAGACGATAAATCTCAGCTTCCTTCTCTTTTTTCTCGGTTTCGAACTGCACCTGAAGCGTTGCAATTTTCTCTATGCTTTTTTCGTTCAGATGTTCTTTCACGCATGTGTTCAGTTCCCGGCAAAACATGAGCGCTTTCTTCAGATCGTTTTTCTTTTCGTATAGATTGGTTATTTTTTTCAGACATGTGATCTCAATGTCCTTGACCTTCAGCTCCCTTGTCATTGAAAGACCTCTCTCGGCAAATTCCGCTGCTTCATCTAAGCGTCCCAGGTGGCTGCATGCACCGCCCGCGCAGCAACAGGAATATGCGACTCCCCTTTTGTTGCCAAGCTCCTCATACAGTTCAAGGCTACTGACGAAGTAATCAAAGGCTGCCTGATATTCACCTGAATCCTCGTGCAGACTTCCCAGATTGCCGAGAGTACTGGCTTGCTGTTTCTTTTCCTCAATCCTTTCGCAGAGATCAAGTGCTTTTAAAAATAATTCCCTTGCATTATCAAGTTCCCCTTTTTTGGCAAAAACAGTCCCTATATTGTTATAGAGGGATGCCAGATTTGTATTGTCACGTGACTTCTCCCATACCGACTCGGCATGTTTGTAGAATGAGAGAGCCAGCTTAAGCTTATTGAGTGTGGCGTAGCATACCCCTATATTGAAGTAATAACTTGCGAGTTTATCGCTTCCGTTATCGCTTTCCTGCATCTTCTTGAGAGCTATATGATAGTGCTCAAGAGCATTATCAATCAAACCCTGAGCGAAATAAATGTTGGCCAGCCTGCTGTGAACAGTCGCTATCCCTTGTTCGTCATCGAGGCTCTCATAAATCTCCATCGCGCAATGGCAATGAGTCAGTGCTTCGTTAAAATCCCCCGCTTCGAGATGAAATACTCCCAGCGCCATACGACTTCTAGCTTGCTCCTCCAGGATTCCGTGTTCCTTT
This genomic interval from Candidatus Aegiribacteria sp. contains the following:
- a CDS encoding flavodoxin family protein, with translation MKIVAFNGSPRGATGNTHIMVENFLAGAEKAGAETENIILADKKIGHCGGCMACWLKTPGKCVIKDDMEELLEKFSADIIVIATPLYVDNVTGVMKDFLDRTIPRYQPFIERDENGECRHPGRTGHTPGFVVISNCGFTGMEHFQVLKLLFRRVVRNAGTKILAEIYRDGGAILNNPLLLLKPFLMHYNKLLKKAGEELVTDGRISDKTQEKLAKPIVPHEQYLKTANKFFAEELQKLEKNERGTI
- a CDS encoding TetR/AcrR family transcriptional regulator, translating into MTETRSTDTYHHGDLRRTLIDNCLKLIEEKGVSGFTLREVARISGVSPAAPYHHFKNKTELLAAVAVMGFEMLDEAQRKATDECDNSGCRLKALGKSYVMFAVNHKVYFHVMFRTSNELLWENAQVMNTAKHAFKYLENTIRELHPESEEGNDDQYKAAMLTCWSMVHGLASLWVDGPLRAAESGKMDIEELIDLVICQSRMPRVFDVNLKLPK
- a CDS encoding radical SAM protein; its protein translation is MNKLFSSNILRLVGNALKINNGKPASGLFLLRYSRHFRKSMKLREHYDKKGIHVPPILIFSITHSCNLKCRGCYARARDRGGNGNSLDSAKIREVITEARDLGVSIILIAGGEPLIQPDIIRIMGDFPSIVFPLFTNGTLVDDRMLESFRKHRQIIPIISVEGPEAETDLRRGKGTFRSIEAVMKKMEEARLFFGTSITLTKSNYGLLSDDDFIGNLVDSGCRIIFFIEYVPLEEGTEARCLTAEQQKSIAPALAVLREKFSSLFIALPGEEEQYGGCLAAGRGFIHISASGDLEPCPFAPFSDINLNDVTLKEGLGSAFLQTIRKNHSMLTESMGGCALWENRNWVASVLEESRQ
- a CDS encoding tetratricopeptide repeat protein, which translates into the protein MPNREIVKLEKELKKLRDESDSSKLAGVLNKLAYACLHSDPHTSEAYALEAYDIAKEHGILEEQARSRMALGVFHLEAGDFNEALTHCHCAMEIYESLDDEQGIATVHSRLANIYFAQGLIDNALEHYHIALKKMQESDNGSDKLASYYFNIGVCYATLNKLKLALSFYKHAESVWEKSRDNTNLASLYNNIGTVFAKKGELDNARELFLKALDLCERIEEKKQQASTLGNLGSLHEDSGEYQAAFDYFVSSLELYEELGNKRGVAYSCCCAGGACSHLGRLDEAAEFAERGLSMTRELKVKDIEITCLKKITNLYEKKNDLKKALMFCRELNTCVKEHLNEKSIEKIATLQVQFETEKKEKEAEIYRLRNVELSTMNYQLREALVQVNKLQGMLPICANCKKIRDDDGYWQQIESYISEHSDTKFSHGLCPECMIKLYGKDYSIDQKQTAQGNS
- a CDS encoding DUF2141 domain-containing protein, whose translation is MKTRIAIDGMLLLLLLVPVTVFGEVVESESAAEEQTGTIVITIEALRNVDGSIRVVLWASEDGFLREPDNAYRRVMSVIEGEAVEFVFADLPFGEYAISAFHDENGDGTNNRNLFGKPTEGYCISNGVRGGMSGPPGFDDACFILETDELEMTLEMEY